The Streptomyces tendae DNA segment CCCGGCCCGCATCCCAGGCGGCCCCGCCGGGCATCAGGTCCCGCCCGCCGCCCGCCGCCCGCCGCCCGCCGCCCGCCGCCCGGCCACCGTCGGCCACCGGTCACGAGGGTTCGCGCTCCCCGGCCGGTGACACGAGCCCGCTCAGTCCCAGGACCCCTGCGCCGCCGGAAGGGCCGCGATCTCCGCGAGGTCCCGTTCCGTCAGGCGCAGGTCCGCCGCGGCCGCGTTCTCCGTGACCCACCGCTCCCGCTTCGTGCCCGGCACCGGAATCACCTGGCGGCCCCGGCTCAGCACCCAGGCCAGCGCCACCTGCGCCGGGGTCACGTGCTCCCCGTGCCGGCGCGCGATCCGGCGCAGACCCACCACGATCGGCTGGTTAGCGGCCATCATCTCGGCCGTGAAGCGGGGGTGCCGGGCGCGCAGGTCGTCCGCCTCGAACCCCACCCCGGGGGTCAGCGTGCCGGTCAGGAAGCCGTTGCCCAGCGGCATCGCCGCCAGGAAGCCGACGCCCCGCGACGCGCACCAGGGCAGCAGGTGCTCCAGCGCCTCGGGCGACCAGACCGAGAGCTCCGCCTCCACGGCGCTGACCGGGAAGACCTGCTGCACCCGCTCCAGCTGCCGGATCGTCGCGTCGTGCAGCCGCGCCCCCGGCCGGCGCGACGAACGCGCCCCGACCGCGCACAGCCCCAGCGCCCGCACCTTCCCCGCCCGCACCAGCTCCGCCATCGCGCCCCAGGTCTCCTCCACCGGCACCTCCGGGTCGGCGCGGTGCAGCTGGTAGAGGTCGATGACGTCGGTCTGCAGCCTGCGCAGCGACGCGTCGCAGGCCCGTCGGACGTACCCCGGGCGGCCGTTGGCCACGATGTGCTGGTCACCCACCAGCAGTCCGACCTTGGTCGACACGAAGGCGTCGGCGCGCCGCTCCTTCAACACCCGCCCCAGCAGCAGCTCGTTGGTGAACGGCCCGTACATGTCGGCGGTGTCGAGGAGGGACGAGCCGGCGTCCAGCGCCCGGTGCACCGCCTTCAGCGACTCCTCGCCACGCTGCCGGGACGTGCTGTAGGCCCAGCTCATCGGCATGCACCCGAGTCCTACGGCACCCACCGCGAGCGCCGCCGCGCCGATCGTCCTGCGCTCCACCTGCTCGTGACCCTCCCTCTCCGGTCCCCCAACCTAACCTCTGCGTCCGCGGACGCCTGAACTAGCCTCCGAAGCATGACTGCTGACGTGTGGCTCCCCATCCCGCCGGACGAGATCGAAGGGCTCCCCGAGGGGCCGCGGTACCACTTCTGGGACGGCGGTGACGCGTTCCCGGCCGACCCGGCGGACTGCGCCTTCTACGTCGTGCCGTACATGAGGCCCGCCGAGGTGTGCCTGCGGCCGCTGCCGCGGATGCGTTCCGTGCGCGTGGTGCAGACCCTGTCGGCCGGAACCGACCACGTGCAGCCGGGCCTGAAGGACCTGCCCGCGGGTGTGCGGCTGTGCAACGCCCGCGGGGTGCACGAGGCCAGCACCGCGGAGCTCGCGCTCACCCTGATCCTCGCCTCCCTGCGCGGCATTCCCGACTTCGTGCGGGCCCAGGACCGGGGGGAGTGGCGGGGCGGGTTCCGGCCGGCGCTCGCCGACCGGAACGTGCTGATCGTCGGGTACGGCTCGATCGGCGCGGCGGTCGAGGACCGGCTCGCTCCGTTCGAGGTCGCGCGGGTGGCGCGCGTCGCGCGCTCCGCGCGCACCACGGAGCGCGGGCCGGTGCATCCACTCACCGAACTGCCCTCCCTGCTGCCGGAGGCGGACGTCGTCGTCCTCTCCACCCCGCTGACCGACAGCACCCGGCACCTCGTGGACGCCGGATTCCTGGCCCGGATGAAGGACGGCGCCCTGCTCGTGAACGTCGCCCGGGGACCCGTCGTCGACACCAAGGCCCTGCTCACCGAGCTGGAGAGCGGCCGCCTCACCGCGGCCCTCGACGTCACCGACCCCGAACCGCTGCCCGCCGACCACCCGTTGTGGCG contains these protein-coding regions:
- a CDS encoding aldo/keto reductase, with product MERRTIGAAALAVGAVGLGCMPMSWAYSTSRQRGEESLKAVHRALDAGSSLLDTADMYGPFTNELLLGRVLKERRADAFVSTKVGLLVGDQHIVANGRPGYVRRACDASLRRLQTDVIDLYQLHRADPEVPVEETWGAMAELVRAGKVRALGLCAVGARSSRRPGARLHDATIRQLERVQQVFPVSAVEAELSVWSPEALEHLLPWCASRGVGFLAAMPLGNGFLTGTLTPGVGFEADDLRARHPRFTAEMMAANQPIVVGLRRIARRHGEHVTPAQVALAWVLSRGRQVIPVPGTKRERWVTENAAAADLRLTERDLAEIAALPAAQGSWD
- a CDS encoding 2-hydroxyacid dehydrogenase, whose protein sequence is MTADVWLPIPPDEIEGLPEGPRYHFWDGGDAFPADPADCAFYVVPYMRPAEVCLRPLPRMRSVRVVQTLSAGTDHVQPGLKDLPAGVRLCNARGVHEASTAELALTLILASLRGIPDFVRAQDRGEWRGGFRPALADRNVLIVGYGSIGAAVEDRLAPFEVARVARVARSARTTERGPVHPLTELPSLLPEADVVVLSTPLTDSTRHLVDAGFLARMKDGALLVNVARGPVVDTKALLTELESGRLTAALDVTDPEPLPADHPLWRAPGVLVSPHVGGPTSAFLPRAKRLLRDQLRRYVNREELGNVILVTGREDV